The Kosakonia sacchari SP1 genome includes a window with the following:
- a CDS encoding IS3 family transposase (programmed frameshift) yields MGTPRFTPEFKEEAVRQITERGYSVAEVSDRLGVSAHSLYKWLRAIKPDNSEQHARDLLEAKSEILKLRAQLKRTEEERDILKKGRAVLCKGARLKYRFINEHRTVWGVMTMCRVLCVARAGFYAWLHNPVSARDKDNQRLLTLIRDSYSLSGGVYGYRRVHGDLNEIGEICGKNRVGRIMQLNRIKAVRGYKAPRRIAGRPSVVAPNRVQRQFTVVRANQVWVTDITYIRTWQGWLYLAVVIDLFARNVVGWSMKPTLSRELALDALMMAVWRRKPDGEVIVHSDQGSQYGSDDWQRFCRANNLAPSMSRRGNCWDNAVAESFFSSLKKERIRKRIYKTRDLARADIFDYIEVFYNRARRHSHLGGVSPEAFEQASS; encoded by the exons ATGGGCACACCACGATTTACACCTGAATTTAAGGAAGAAGCCGTCCGTCAGATAACGGAACGCGGTTATTCCGTCGCCGAAGTTTCTGACCGGCTGGGCGTTTCAGCACACAGTCTCTATAAGTGGTTACGGGCTATTAAACCCGATAACAGCGAGCAGCATGCCCGTGATTTACTGGAAGCGAAAAGCGAGATCCTGAAGCTCAGGGCCCAACTGAAGCGCACTGAGGAAGAACGGGACATACTGA AAAAAGGCCGCGCGGTACTTTGCAAGGGAGCCCGACTGAAGTACCGCTTTATCAATGAGCACCGCACTGTATGGGGTGTCATGACGATGTGTCGGGTGTTGTGCGTTGCCCGGGCCGGGTTTTATGCGTGGCTGCATAACCCGGTCTCCGCGCGGGATAAAGATAACCAGCGTCTGCTGACGCTTATCCGTGACTCCTATTCACTGAGCGGAGGCGTATACGGTTACCGCCGGGTTCATGGCGACCTGAACGAAATCGGGGAAATCTGCGGTAAAAATCGGGTGGGCCGTATTATGCAACTGAACCGGATTAAAGCCGTGCGCGGCTATAAAGCTCCGCGTCGTATCGCCGGCAGACCTTCAGTGGTTGCGCCTAATCGTGTGCAGCGGCAGTTTACCGTTGTCCGGGCCAATCAGGTCTGGGTAACCGACATTACCTATATCCGCACCTGGCAGGGCTGGTTATATCTGGCGGTGGTTATCGATCTCTTCGCCCGTAACGTGGTGGGCTGGTCGATGAAACCCACTCTCTCACGCGAACTGGCGCTGGATGCGCTCATGATGGCCGTGTGGCGACGAAAACCGGACGGCGAGGTTATCGTACACAGCGATCAGGGCAGCCAGTACGGCAGCGACGACTGGCAGCGCTTCTGCCGGGCCAATAACCTGGCCCCGAGCATGAGCCGGCGTGGCAACTGCTGGGATAATGCGGTAGCGGAGTCGTTCTTCAGTTCGCTGAAAAAAGAACGGATCAGAAAGCGCATCTATAAAACCCGGGATCTGGCCCGGGCCGATATCTTCGATTACATTGAAGTGTTCTACAACCGGGCCCGGCGCCACAGCCATCTCGGCGGCGTCAGTCCGGAGGCCTTTGAACAGGCCTCGTCGTGA
- a CDS encoding site-specific integrase encodes MNTSPWNKDCIIGQKRPLQISHIWGIRIRLELEGKTRDLALFNMALDSKLRGCDLVKLKVSDVAYGSSVSSRATVLQQKTGSPVQFEITKGTREAVAALIKLGNLHSKDFLFRSRVGTNQHISTRQYNRIFHGWVEKLGLEDSLYSTHSMRRTKPYLIYKKTKNLRVIQLLLGHKKLESTVRYLGIEVDDALEISESIEV; translated from the coding sequence ATGAACACGTCACCGTGGAACAAAGACTGTATCATCGGCCAAAAAAGACCACTTCAGATATCTCATATCTGGGGGATCCGAATCCGGCTTGAACTGGAAGGTAAAACGCGCGATTTAGCTCTGTTCAATATGGCCCTGGACAGTAAGCTTCGAGGCTGTGATCTGGTCAAACTCAAAGTATCGGATGTGGCATATGGTAGCTCAGTTTCAAGCAGAGCAACGGTGTTGCAACAGAAAACCGGTAGCCCTGTGCAATTCGAGATAACCAAAGGGACAAGAGAAGCTGTTGCTGCATTGATAAAGCTTGGCAATTTGCACAGTAAAGACTTCTTGTTTCGGTCTCGGGTCGGAACTAACCAGCACATTTCAACCCGGCAATACAACCGAATCTTTCATGGGTGGGTAGAAAAGCTTGGTCTCGAAGATTCGCTTTACAGCACGCATTCCATGAGAAGAACAAAACCTTACCTGATCTACAAGAAAACCAAGAATCTCCGGGTGATCCAACTTCTGTTGGGTCATAAGAAACTGGAAAGCACAGTCCGTTATCTGGGCATTGAAGTCGATGATGCGTTAGAGATCTCTGAATCGATTGAAGTCTAA
- a CDS encoding toll/interleukin-1 receptor domain-containing protein, with translation MKNIILNAFQNHVSVMTMSESKVSSWPCEEEWNDLLIVLYDHSQFSDDADKFVRSYLENRPDTALVLPIALESTCPVPPKALSQFKALPYDPNNVLESEKMIICRAGAMMGLRLQGRDTKIFISYRAQDGRDIAEQLYQHLLNLGHKPWLDEAKEFDGYTKILPGEPVQIQIEKALDNANLLLLIDTPASPESKWIKEEVDIADGKLIPILPIVFRPKSDRKKGPRFRTLLSLQRWLEVDFNTPPVKTILSPVDLDNIVLELETYLCDIFIRKCRIPFKVKKNFLNAGYDWCALNQSLSVYRSQQQRNARIRTTVYSHCSIYSIIYPPSFKYFKDFISSQPHANYSLFIYDGDLLSDDDLSELLDAETIILHHQEISALLASNFTKVGNA, from the coding sequence ATGAAAAACATTATTCTTAATGCTTTTCAGAATCACGTATCTGTTATGACTATGTCTGAATCGAAAGTTAGCTCGTGGCCTTGCGAAGAAGAATGGAATGATTTATTGATCGTTCTTTATGATCACAGTCAATTTTCTGACGATGCTGATAAATTTGTTAGATCTTATCTGGAAAATAGACCCGATACCGCACTAGTACTTCCTATTGCTTTAGAAAGTACTTGTCCCGTCCCACCAAAAGCACTCTCTCAATTCAAAGCGCTACCATATGACCCGAACAACGTTCTGGAATCTGAAAAGATGATTATCTGTCGTGCAGGTGCAATGATGGGTTTACGCCTACAGGGTCGAGACACAAAGATATTTATTTCCTATCGCGCTCAAGATGGAAGAGATATTGCTGAGCAATTGTATCAACATCTTTTAAATCTGGGGCACAAACCCTGGCTAGATGAAGCTAAAGAATTTGATGGCTATACAAAAATTCTACCTGGAGAACCGGTCCAGATACAAATTGAAAAAGCTCTGGACAATGCAAATTTGTTGCTCCTGATTGACACTCCAGCGTCACCAGAATCCAAATGGATAAAAGAGGAAGTTGACATTGCTGATGGAAAACTAATCCCTATTCTTCCGATCGTATTCAGACCAAAATCAGACCGTAAGAAAGGACCGCGCTTCCGTACTTTACTGAGTTTGCAACGCTGGCTTGAGGTTGACTTTAATACACCTCCAGTTAAAACGATTTTATCGCCAGTTGATCTTGACAATATCGTATTAGAATTAGAAACTTATCTATGCGATATTTTTATTAGAAAATGCCGTATACCTTTCAAGGTTAAAAAGAATTTTCTTAACGCCGGATACGACTGGTGTGCTTTAAACCAGTCTCTTTCAGTATATAGGTCGCAACAACAGCGTAATGCAAGAATCCGAACAACGGTTTATAGTCATTGTTCAATTTACTCTATTATTTACCCACCATCTTTCAAGTACTTCAAAGATTTTATTTCCAGTCAACCCCATGCTAATTATTCGCTTTTCATCTATGATGGTGATCTATTGTCGGATGATGATCTCTCTGAACTACTGGATGCCGAAACGATAATATTGCATCACCAGGAAATATCAGCACTCTTGGCATCAAATTTTACAAAAGTGGGTAATGCATGA
- a CDS encoding TIR domain-containing protein: MGHKIFVTYKYADDKVLELDNEETTARTYVDKIQEILKDKNHINKGEKDDADLSDFKDDIIQTKLGDKIFDSSVTIIIISKGMVNPHELEKDQWMPWEISYSLRKKKRDDRTSNPNALLAVVLPDELGSYEYFIVENSCPHCKCRTLNTNSLFKIMKDNMFNIKQPEYSDCEYHSETSKVYIGNSSYIYSVKWSSFINTPDLYIEKAVKISGEIDKYNITKVVE, from the coding sequence ATGGGCCATAAAATATTCGTAACATACAAGTATGCGGATGATAAAGTTCTTGAGTTGGATAATGAAGAAACAACTGCGCGCACCTATGTTGATAAAATTCAGGAAATATTAAAAGATAAAAACCATATAAATAAGGGTGAAAAGGATGATGCTGATTTAAGCGATTTCAAAGACGACATAATTCAAACTAAACTCGGTGATAAAATATTTGATAGCTCAGTTACGATCATCATCATATCTAAAGGAATGGTTAATCCCCACGAATTAGAAAAAGACCAGTGGATGCCATGGGAAATATCATATTCACTAAGGAAGAAAAAACGCGATGACCGCACATCCAATCCCAATGCTCTTCTTGCAGTAGTGTTACCTGATGAATTAGGAAGTTATGAATATTTCATAGTTGAGAATTCATGCCCGCATTGTAAGTGCAGGACATTGAATACAAATAGTTTGTTCAAGATCATGAAAGATAACATGTTCAACATTAAGCAACCTGAATATTCTGACTGCGAATATCACTCTGAAACTTCTAAAGTGTACATTGGGAACTCTTCATACATATACTCTGTCAAATGGTCAAGCTTCATCAACACCCCCGATTTATACATTGAAAAAGCAGTGAAAATTTCAGGAGAAATAGATAAATATAATATAACCAAGGTTGTCGAATAG
- a CDS encoding helix-turn-helix transcriptional regulator: protein MAIKRVLKIHDVLYRCGISRSSVYRLMSKGHFPSQLRLSPEGRSVGWLEEDIETWISGRKSVNDGKFI from the coding sequence ATGGCAATAAAACGTGTTTTGAAAATTCATGATGTCTTGTACCGCTGTGGCATTTCAAGATCATCTGTTTATAGATTAATGTCTAAAGGACACTTTCCTTCGCAGCTTCGTCTGTCACCAGAAGGTCGTAGTGTCGGTTGGCTCGAAGAAGACATAGAAACATGGATTTCTGGCCGTAAGTCTGTCAACGATGGAAAATTCATATGA
- the radC gene encoding RadC family protein produces MTTFTLHETRILDQARDIISRRYQRGVQLCSPDDVRRCVMYEMALLEHEEFGIILLDNQHQFLHREMLFRGSLNTVSVHPREVIKQVLRHNAAAVILVHNHPSGEAEPSKCDIRITKRLQELLQMLDVRLLDHFIVAGAETVSLAERGLV; encoded by the coding sequence ATGACGACGTTTACCCTGCATGAAACCCGCATCCTGGACCAGGCCCGCGACATTATCAGCCGGCGCTACCAGCGTGGCGTCCAGCTTTGCTCTCCTGATGATGTACGGCGGTGCGTAATGTATGAAATGGCCCTGCTGGAGCATGAGGAGTTTGGCATTATCCTGCTCGATAACCAACACCAGTTTCTGCATCGGGAAATGCTGTTCCGGGGCTCGTTAAATACGGTCAGCGTTCATCCCCGGGAGGTAATCAAGCAGGTACTCAGGCATAACGCCGCCGCAGTCATCCTTGTGCACAACCACCCCAGCGGTGAGGCTGAACCCAGCAAGTGCGATATCCGGATAACTAAGCGGCTGCAGGAGCTACTGCAAATGCTGGATGTACGCTTGCTGGACCACTTTATTGTGGCCGGGGCGGAGACGGTGTCACTGGCTGAGCGAGGGCTGGTCTGA
- a CDS encoding tyrosine-type recombinase/integrase, with amino-acid sequence MSRAALRQVAPVVKTTVLDAYISGLAPSGRRGITSLLNRSASILKRGADAASYPWEQLSFAAVAKVRAALLDDGYAVSSVNMALSALRGIAQTAFNLNCLEADTLARIRAVKRVSGDNQRKGRALSREEVRALVQVAKRHPQRIRCCRDAAIVMTLCGAGLRAGELVSLEHRDYDNGILTVRQGKGRKYREIYVAAAVDKAIRAWIKASGVKEAGDALFNRIQRNGRVASQPLTTTGLTGILEQLQHDAGMARFTPHDMRRTFITRLLEQGVDINTVRQLAGHSDISTTTRYDCRDERMKTHASQQLKCW; translated from the coding sequence ATGAGCAGGGCTGCGCTGCGCCAGGTCGCGCCTGTGGTGAAAACTACCGTGCTGGATGCCTATATCAGCGGTCTTGCCCCGTCGGGGCGGAGGGGGATCACCAGCCTGTTAAACCGCAGCGCCAGCATACTTAAACGCGGTGCGGATGCAGCCAGCTACCCCTGGGAGCAACTTAGCTTCGCCGCTGTCGCTAAAGTACGTGCGGCACTGCTGGATGACGGTTATGCCGTGTCGTCGGTCAATATGGCACTGTCAGCACTCCGGGGCATTGCGCAGACGGCCTTTAACCTCAATTGCCTGGAGGCGGACACGCTTGCCCGTATCCGGGCAGTCAAGCGCGTCAGTGGCGATAACCAGCGCAAGGGAAGGGCACTCAGCCGGGAAGAGGTTCGTGCACTTGTTCAGGTTGCTAAACGGCATCCGCAGCGTATCCGCTGTTGTCGTGATGCCGCCATTGTAATGACACTTTGCGGTGCAGGTTTGCGGGCCGGAGAACTGGTCAGCCTTGAACACCGGGACTATGACAATGGCATTCTTACAGTGAGGCAGGGGAAGGGACGTAAATACCGGGAGATATATGTTGCGGCAGCGGTAGATAAAGCCATCCGCGCATGGATTAAAGCCAGTGGAGTGAAAGAGGCCGGGGATGCATTGTTTAACCGCATTCAGCGCAACGGCAGGGTTGCTAGCCAGCCGCTGACAACGACCGGTTTAACCGGCATCCTGGAGCAGTTACAGCATGATGCAGGCATGGCGCGTTTTACTCCTCACGACATGCGGCGCACCTTCATTACGCGCTTGTTAGAACAAGGCGTGGATATTAACACCGTACGCCAGCTGGCAGGGCACAGTGACATATCCACAACTACCCGTTATGACTGCCGTGATGAAAGGATGAAAACACACGCAAGTCAGCAACTGAAATGCTGGTAA
- a CDS encoding DUF2787 family protein, translating to MNIIRQEGLSMPVSQELINIILAELSKKPPVKPNIRAVTLLFKDINYSAENGGFHPVEIRLISRNDEWYFDYITDFKYMGTDPELEKEIDISWSQRYVFLSYAGDLPPGEGRDIFALWQRNFVHYHFLNIYTLTVMWER from the coding sequence ATGAATATTATCCGTCAGGAAGGGCTGTCCATGCCCGTAAGTCAGGAACTCATTAATATTATACTGGCTGAGCTCAGTAAAAAGCCGCCAGTTAAACCGAATATTCGTGCTGTTACGTTGCTGTTCAAAGATATCAATTACAGCGCTGAAAATGGTGGGTTTCATCCGGTTGAAATAAGGCTTATCTCCCGCAACGATGAATGGTATTTCGATTACATCACGGACTTCAAATATATGGGGACAGACCCGGAGCTCGAAAAGGAAATCGATATCAGCTGGAGTCAGCGCTATGTCTTCCTGTCCTATGCCGGTGATTTACCCCCAGGGGAAGGACGCGATATTTTTGCACTCTGGCAGAGAAACTTCGTTCATTACCACTTCCTGAATATCTACACGCTCACCGTTATGTGGGAAAGATAA
- a CDS encoding aminoimidazole riboside kinase, with amino-acid sequence MNIWTLGDAVVDLLPLSDMQYQACAGGAPFNVAIGTARLNCQSGFIGRVGDDDFGHFLKKTLCSAGVSVQSMQMDPHHRTSSVLVSLNNHGERGFTFLTNPSADQFLTPEALPDLSAGILHFCSLALVAEACRNTLVTAIRKIKQSGGLLSFDVNLREQMWSDKQKMRDVVHHFARQVDILKLSEEEWYWLADTHDFSLALDFLQTLPAHLKVVTYGAQGAMILRDDMVIHFNGYLVDSVDTTGAGDAFLTGLLAYVARTGMPQNLDQIKDAMTQASACGALATTQKGALTALPDSQTLKTFIRQFPLPEYEIKELSN; translated from the coding sequence ATGAACATTTGGACTCTTGGTGATGCGGTTGTTGATCTCTTACCGCTTTCAGATATGCAGTATCAGGCCTGTGCCGGAGGAGCCCCCTTCAATGTAGCGATTGGAACTGCTCGTCTGAACTGTCAGAGTGGATTTATCGGCCGGGTCGGTGACGACGATTTCGGTCATTTTCTGAAGAAAACCCTGTGCTCAGCGGGAGTGTCTGTCCAGAGTATGCAGATGGACCCCCACCACAGAACCAGTAGTGTACTAGTTTCCCTGAATAATCATGGTGAACGTGGATTTACATTTCTTACAAATCCTTCTGCAGATCAGTTTTTAACGCCTGAAGCACTCCCCGATTTAAGTGCAGGAATATTGCATTTCTGCTCTCTGGCGCTGGTCGCTGAAGCCTGTCGCAATACGTTAGTTACGGCGATCAGGAAAATAAAGCAGAGTGGCGGCTTGCTGAGTTTTGATGTGAATTTACGTGAGCAAATGTGGAGTGATAAGCAGAAAATGCGCGATGTTGTACACCATTTCGCGCGACAGGTTGATATCCTGAAATTATCTGAAGAAGAGTGGTATTGGCTGGCAGACACGCATGATTTTAGCCTCGCACTGGATTTTCTTCAGACGCTGCCAGCACATCTGAAAGTTGTAACCTATGGCGCGCAGGGTGCCATGATCCTCCGTGACGACATGGTCATTCATTTCAATGGCTACCTCGTCGATAGCGTCGATACAACGGGAGCGGGAGATGCGTTTCTGACGGGCTTGCTTGCATATGTGGCACGCACTGGTATGCCGCAGAACCTTGACCAAATCAAAGACGCAATGACGCAGGCCAGCGCCTGTGGCGCACTGGCGACAACCCAGAAAGGTGCCTTGACCGCGCTCCCGGATAGCCAAACGCTGAAAACATTTATTAGACAATTTCCTTTGCCGGAGTATGAGATAAAAGAGTTGTCTAATTGA
- a CDS encoding OmpG porin family protein yields the protein MKNHHALAVIFSLMLPTLANASMSIMKDLSGKVIAVDPWSYLDEDVMWTSTRSSNPAGGRVHGQLKMKYAIEDNNWRNSHFHSGNDSLTFVQGVMRNDALPGWYLAFSEGRTTNYNGTWENQTYLSQNQWTQLIVGHEYFYKRLRYGWDVMGGSASIEDRWQARVKFFTDLRVTDNFSVFNYLYQQIDHRRSGGSQNDRDVRSFQAEPGIQYIINNTTGIWLRQKFASSVLDRAQWGDIDDKTWTTSMGIWHNWGKLSTTFSGGYGHYKKNNAQRENGEVFQNTRSRFLKVSANYPLTSRFTVSGEITGSLINQSGSWVTNGDAITTDYKLMLDYNF from the coding sequence ATGAAAAATCATCATGCCCTGGCTGTTATTTTTTCACTTATGCTCCCGACGCTGGCAAATGCAAGCATGAGCATCATGAAGGATTTATCGGGCAAGGTCATTGCCGTTGATCCGTGGTCCTATCTGGATGAAGACGTCATGTGGACATCAACACGCTCCTCTAATCCTGCAGGCGGACGCGTTCATGGTCAGCTTAAAATGAAATATGCAATCGAAGATAATAACTGGCGAAACAGTCATTTCCACAGCGGAAATGATTCTCTCACTTTCGTTCAGGGAGTTATGCGTAATGACGCTTTACCCGGCTGGTATCTGGCATTTTCAGAAGGCAGAACCACAAATTATAATGGAACATGGGAAAACCAGACCTATCTCAGCCAGAACCAGTGGACACAACTCATCGTCGGCCATGAATATTTCTACAAACGTCTGCGCTATGGCTGGGACGTTATGGGAGGAAGTGCCTCAATTGAGGATCGCTGGCAGGCACGCGTCAAATTCTTTACCGATCTGCGTGTAACAGACAATTTTTCGGTCTTCAATTATCTTTACCAACAGATTGATCATCGTCGTAGCGGAGGTTCACAAAATGACCGTGACGTCCGTTCATTTCAGGCTGAGCCCGGGATTCAATATATTATCAATAACACTACCGGTATCTGGTTACGTCAGAAATTTGCCTCCTCTGTATTAGACAGAGCGCAGTGGGGTGATATCGATGATAAAACCTGGACGACCTCAATGGGTATTTGGCACAACTGGGGGAAATTATCAACGACATTCAGCGGGGGATATGGACATTATAAGAAAAACAATGCCCAGCGTGAAAATGGCGAAGTCTTCCAAAATACGAGATCCCGTTTTCTTAAAGTTTCGGCAAATTACCCTCTGACTTCCCGGTTTACTGTTTCTGGAGAAATAACTGGCTCATTAATTAATCAGAGTGGAAGCTGGGTAACTAACGGTGATGCCATCACCACCGACTATAAACTCATGCTGGATTACAATTTTTAA
- a CDS encoding DUF927 domain-containing protein has product MLFVKLLARTRISELCPVAYRLIKVTDSQGLESTRVLVPSAALVSVLELKKNLLKFGHNPDVSKEYWVRAHQEIVKETDKIITLCYKPGFYGDAYLRANDKIIGNVKGDKPILHPNARNHLPAEEKLGTLKLWKMNVAPYALYSSRIMLAVCCGFSGFLLKLSGMEGGGFHLWGMSSIGKTSSAYMLASLAGSPKDVVVLWNNTDKGLEEIAVAHNDSYLVLDESKLLDKDVLAAAKIMQNRVYTLSGGKGKTRSAMYENKVAEWQVSIFSTGECSLQQLAASGNVERLEGENVRVIDVNADAGAEMGIFESLPDDVNSSNELVHAIKDATHRYYGSAKPAFLKRLVADIRDDRENVKRKLEKGIEFFLDKHKVDRNSGIQVRIAKRFAIAYVAGSIAVKYGVLPFTKQEIMKGISTCYQDSLKVVLSEPEITKPLMGNSLNAIIDFCKKGDLLNLIGNDRVTQTAIKKSPVIIHKVKGRAVYAVDKDLLHNCLPKSQRKGILMLLTKQGVLLSDANKDYSTIQIVYKRKQVGRRYCFICKKLDKLIEE; this is encoded by the coding sequence GTGTTATTTGTTAAATTACTGGCGCGCACAAGGATTTCCGAATTATGCCCGGTTGCATACCGGCTTATTAAGGTAACTGATTCGCAAGGGCTGGAGTCAACTCGTGTACTTGTCCCTTCGGCAGCGTTAGTGAGTGTTCTGGAGTTGAAAAAAAACTTACTAAAATTTGGACACAATCCTGATGTTAGTAAAGAATATTGGGTTCGGGCCCATCAAGAAATTGTCAAGGAAACAGATAAAATAATCACATTGTGTTATAAACCTGGTTTTTATGGTGATGCTTATTTACGCGCTAATGATAAAATTATTGGCAACGTTAAAGGGGATAAACCAATATTACACCCCAACGCGAGAAATCATTTACCAGCCGAAGAAAAACTGGGAACATTAAAATTATGGAAAATGAATGTCGCTCCATATGCACTATATAGCTCGCGTATTATGTTGGCTGTGTGCTGCGGATTTTCAGGTTTTCTCCTTAAGCTTTCAGGTATGGAAGGGGGTGGGTTTCATTTGTGGGGGATGAGTAGTATAGGAAAAACGTCCAGTGCCTACATGCTGGCATCATTAGCAGGATCACCTAAAGATGTTGTCGTACTGTGGAACAATACGGATAAAGGGCTTGAGGAGATTGCCGTGGCCCATAACGACAGCTACCTAGTTCTCGATGAGTCGAAGCTGTTAGATAAAGACGTACTGGCAGCTGCTAAGATTATGCAAAACCGTGTGTATACGCTTTCCGGAGGGAAAGGGAAAACACGCTCTGCAATGTATGAGAACAAAGTTGCTGAATGGCAGGTAAGTATTTTCAGTACGGGTGAGTGCAGTCTTCAACAACTTGCTGCTTCCGGGAACGTTGAGCGCCTTGAAGGCGAAAATGTGCGTGTAATCGACGTTAATGCAGATGCTGGTGCTGAAATGGGGATCTTCGAATCACTGCCAGATGATGTCAATTCCAGTAACGAACTTGTTCATGCGATCAAGGATGCAACTCACCGCTATTATGGCAGTGCCAAACCTGCCTTTCTCAAGCGCCTGGTGGCTGATATTCGGGACGATCGTGAAAACGTGAAGCGGAAGCTTGAAAAAGGGATTGAGTTCTTTCTGGATAAGCACAAGGTAGATCGTAACTCCGGCATTCAGGTGCGTATCGCCAAACGTTTTGCAATCGCTTATGTAGCAGGTTCCATTGCTGTGAAATATGGTGTTTTGCCCTTTACAAAGCAGGAGATCATGAAAGGGATCTCAACCTGCTACCAGGATTCTCTTAAGGTAGTTTTGTCTGAACCTGAAATAACCAAACCCCTAATGGGTAACTCGTTGAATGCAATTATTGATTTTTGCAAAAAGGGTGATCTTTTAAATCTGATTGGAAATGATCGCGTAACCCAAACGGCGATTAAAAAGTCACCGGTCATTATCCATAAAGTTAAAGGTCGGGCCGTATATGCAGTTGATAAGGATCTGTTACATAACTGCTTGCCGAAATCTCAGCGCAAAGGCATCCTGATGCTATTAACAAAGCAAGGGGTATTATTATCCGATGCGAATAAGGATTACAGTACTATTCAGATTGTCTATAAGCGTAAGCAAGTTGGTCGTCGCTACTGTTTTATCTGCAAAAAGCTTGATAAGCTTATTGAAGAATAA